GGGCACAACGCGGGTCCATTGCGCGTTGTGCCCGGCATGACATCGATCCAGGGGAAAGTACGGTTCGGGGTGGGCCTCGGAGCGGACACCACGCCCGAGGACCTGCCCGGCATCGTCGACCATCTGGAGCGCAGCGGAGCCGACTCCGTCTGGTTCAGTGAACTGGTCTACAGCCCCGCGGTCGACCCGTTCATCGGGATGGCGTACACGCTGTCGCGCACCACGCGTCTGAAGGCGGGCACCTCGGTGGCCATCCTGCCGGGGCGCCATCCGGTCCTGGTGGCCAAGCAGGTGGCCTCCCTGGCAGCACTCGCACCAAGGCGGGTGCTGCCGGTGTTCGGCCTGCACTCGGCGCTGCCCGCCGAACGCGACGTGTTCACCGTGCCGCCGGGGCGGCGCGGGGCGGTGTTCGACGAATCCCTGGAACTGCTGCGTGCCGTCCTGCGTGAGCGTGACGTGTCGTTCGACGGCGAATTCTTCACGGTCCGCTCCGCCGACGTGCAACCGGTGCCGACCCGTCCGGTCGACATCTGGCTGGGCGGGTCCGGACCCGTGGCGCTGGCCCGGATCGGACGTCTGGCCGACGGGTGGCTCGGCAGCTTCCTCACCCCGGCGGAGGCGGCCGAGGCGCGTCGACAGATCGAACGTGCGGCCGATGCGGCGGGCCGGGAGATCGAACCCGATCACTACGGCATCAGCCTCGCGGTGGCGGCCGGTGAGATCCCCGACGACCTCTACGACATGGCCCGCAGGCGCAGGCCCGACGTCGACCCGACCGAGTTGATCGCGGCGGACTGGCCCACGTTGCACCGCAGGCTCGACGACTATCTGAAGGCCGGCATCACCAAGTTCGTCGTCCGGGCGGTGGGACCCGGTGACCGGGCGGCGTTTCTGGAACGCTTCGTCGGGGAACTGTTGCCTCGGCAGAACTGAACCGCGCACCGATGCGGCGCGTTTCGCCCGGTTGAACCGCTCGGTTCCTACCGTCGTGCTAGAGGGTGTGCGTACCGCACGCGCGCGCAACCCTGAGCGAGGAGATGGCGAGATGAAGATCCGGTTCCGGCGGTCGGGTGGATCGGCCGCATCGAGCGTGACGGGTGCCGTGTCGGCCGTGCTTAGCGCGGTGGTTCTGGTGGCCGCGCTGGTGTTCGCGCCGCAGGCGGTCGCCGACGACCGCCTGCAGTTCACCGGCACGACCCTCTCCGGCGCGCCGTTCGACGGTTCGAGCCTGGCCGGTAAACCCGCGGTGCTGTGGTTCTGGACGCCGTGGTGCCCGTTCTGCAACGCCGAGGCGCCATCGGTCAGCCAGGTCGCGGCGGCCAACCCGCAGGTCACCTTCGTCGGCGTGGCGGCCCGCTCCGACGTCGCCGAGATGCAGGGCTTCGTCGACAAGTACCACCTGAACTTCACCAACCTCAACGACGCCGACGGTTCGATCTGGGCGCGCTACAACGTGCCATGGCAGCCGGCGTACGTCTTCTACCGCGCCGACGGATCCTCGACGTTCGTCAACAACCCGACATCGGCCATGCCCAGGCAGGAGTTGTCCGACCGGGTCGCGGCCCTGAACAGCTGATCGTCCGTGCCGCAGGACCTCCTGGGTCTGGCGTTCGGCGCCGGTCTGGTCGCGGCGCTGAACCCGTGCGGGTTCGCGCTGCTGC
This region of Mycolicibacterium goodii genomic DNA includes:
- a CDS encoding TIGR03854 family LLM class F420-dependent oxidoreductase; protein product: MTSIQGKVRFGVGLGADTTPEDLPGIVDHLERSGADSVWFSELVYSPAVDPFIGMAYTLSRTTRLKAGTSVAILPGRHPVLVAKQVASLAALAPRRVLPVFGLHSALPAERDVFTVPPGRRGAVFDESLELLRAVLRERDVSFDGEFFTVRSADVQPVPTRPVDIWLGGSGPVALARIGRLADGWLGSFLTPAEAAEARRQIERAADAAGREIEPDHYGISLAVAAGEIPDDLYDMARRRRPDVDPTELIAADWPTLHRRLDDYLKAGITKFVVRAVGPGDRAAFLERFVGELLPRQN
- a CDS encoding protein disulfide oxidoreductase — encoded protein: MKIRFRRSGGSAASSVTGAVSAVLSAVVLVAALVFAPQAVADDRLQFTGTTLSGAPFDGSSLAGKPAVLWFWTPWCPFCNAEAPSVSQVAAANPQVTFVGVAARSDVAEMQGFVDKYHLNFTNLNDADGSIWARYNVPWQPAYVFYRADGSSTFVNNPTSAMPRQELSDRVAALNS